TGGCCCAGCCCCGAGCTGCAGTTCTGTATGTGATGGATTTGTCTGAGCAGTGTGGACATGGGTTGAAGGAGCAATTAGAACTCTTCCAGAATATCAGACCCCTGTTTATCAACAAGGTAAGTGTGCTAACTAATGCTTAGTTTACGTAGTAGCCCCTTCTCACTCATAGGTAATGGGTTCCAAGACCACTGGAGCCGTTCTATGTTCCTTGACCATAGATGTTAGTGATGTGACAACTTACATAAACCTGGTTGCCTGGTAGCACAGACAGTAGTAAGCCAGACAAAGGGATGATCTGTGTCCTGGTGGGAATGCAGCACTAAGACAAGACTTCATTGCACTGCTTAGGATGGAGCACATTTTATTTACAAGTTGTTTATTTATAGAACTTTCCACTTGGTGTTTTATAGCAGTAATTGATTTCAGCTTGGGTCAGGGAAATAGCAGAAAGCAAGGGCGTGGACAAGGAGAGGGACTACATGACTCTATACATGGTTTTATACATGGTTCTATACATGATTCTATACATTCTTCTATACATGATTCTATACATGATTCTATACATGCTTCTATACATTCTTCTATACATTCTATAAATGATTCTATACATTCTATACATTATTCTATACATTATTCTATACATGATTCTATACATGATTCTGTACATGATTCTATACATGATTCTATACATTCTTCTATACATGATTCTGTACATGATTCTATACATGATTCTATACATGATTCTATACATGATTCTATACATTATTCTATACATGATTCTATGGTGTGAAAGTAgtgacttctttcttccttgctaGCCTCTTATTGTTGTAGCAAACAAATGTGATGTGAAGAGAATAGCTGAACTTTCTGAAGAAGATCAGGTAAGTCACTGATACATTAATTATGTATACTTTATTTTAAAGTAGCTGTGAGTCCTTTGACTGTCCTTTAGAAAGATTTTTAGTGCTCCCAGAACAGGTTTCTATTCGAGAACTAAGATGATCCTCAGTGGTTTAGTGGCAGGACATTAAAGCTGGAGTGTAGGTTCCTGACTCCTGCTCTGTGTCCAGTCTGTAGGAACGCCTGTGTTCTGGGGTTGCTACACTAAACCATTGGGAAATGTGCTTCCCTAGAAAAGGACTGCTTTTAAATTGGTACCCAAGGGGAAGCCAGGTACCTCAAGTCATGTGTACTTTTATCTTTTCCAGGCCTTAGGCTATGAAATGTTCTAGGGAAGTATTTCCCACAAGTTTCTCTTTAGAACGAGTGTAAATATGGCTTACTTTATTACATAGTGGAATCTGTAGCTAAGTAAGTTTGCAAGTGAGTAAGGGAGAACACCTTCTAAGTTCAGTGTCTGCCAGCATTATCCATGAGGTAGGCTGCATTGGTAGTCAAAAATTTTCAAACAGTTTAATCCTTTTAGTAGACAGTTTTCAGGATAAATGCTTTGAGAGACAGGTACTTGAACAGTGCTCTCACTGCCATCCTGAGTATAAGTTCCCTTCATGTTTACCTGTAGCTTGTCAGAAATTAATACCCTAGGGCTCATAGACTCCTCGTCCAACCCCCTGGGGTATGGAGCAGTATGAGTTTGCACAGGTGACAAGTGCACACTGAAAGTGCTGTCTGGATATATCTTTATATCTTTTGTCATGTTTAAACCAAGGTGGATGGTTCCTGAGTGGAAGGGACTTCTGTCCATGGGAAGCATTAGTTTGTCCTAAGTTGTCTTCTTAGGGCAGAACACAGcaagtttggggttttttttcgaCTACTTACTTATTTAAAGACAGGACTAATGTAGgttaggatggccttgaactctttatcCTCCCGTCTGCTCATTCCAGCTGGCAGGATCGTATATTCTTTAAATTACTAATTACCTAACTGATGTCAGAGAATCAGTTTATTTtgaaaagcagagaaacaaaaacTCTTTATATCTTATAAATAATCTTAATTTGTCAGTCCATATGGCATtgaagagaggaggaggcggGAAGGGAGTGGGCAGAGCCTGGGAGACTTACAAGTGAAACAAACTGGTCAGGTGCTCAGGCTTTGGGGTCAGCTCAGGTCCAGCTTCACTACTCAGCAATGTGGTAGGAAAGGGAGTCACCCTGTGGAGCCCCACATGTCTGGCTAGTGAAGGTACTGCCTGGATAATTGGTCACTGGCCAGCTGTTAGTAGAGAGCTGACATCACTGTAGGTTATCTTTCTGGTCTCTGATTCTCTCTAGTGAAAACAGTGCCTACCCAGCAGTCGTTGGTGTTACAGGAATTGGGAAGTGGATGCTGTAGAAATGTACAGCTTGCTTAGCACTTGCACTATAGAGCCTGTCCTTCAACATTGGTGTGTTGTCACATGGTAGTAACAGTCAACAGTTATCACATGACTGGGGACTCAGTGACTGCCTTACACCCCGGGTCACAGTGACTGCCTTACACCCTGGGTCACAGTGACTGTTTTACACCCCGGGTCATTCTTTGTTAAGTGACAGGATTTGTGCTCAGAGACCCTAGCTTTCGCTGAAATCATGCTCTACACCCTTGATAATAGAAGTTGACCTTGTTCATGGGAACTTTTAGTGTCTATTAGAAGTTGGTCCCCCGTCTCTAAGCTAGAGAGAGGTTTGTAGTTGTAAACATTTGAGAAGAGCATATTGCGTCCCTTCTTTAGAGTCTTAGTGATTCACAAAATGAAACagcaaatatttttgtattttctgaagAATTCTCTTGGGCTATTATAGCAGAAACTTTAAAATAAGGAATAGCATTGAAAACGTCTTTTGAAAAGTTGGTCCTGTCTTCATGAGGAACTGTGCTTCAGAAATCCCagcagggagactgaggcagaagctaGCTTGTATTACATGGTGTAtgtgttctaggccagcctgaactacgaATCCAGGGTCTgccttcttaaaacaaaacaataaaagttgGTCATCCTCTTCTTTTGCATTTTTCCTCCTGAGAAATTGCATCTTGAGTTTGTGGATATAGGTCAGTGGGAGCTTGCTTGTAGCTGAGTTTAACCCCTAGTGCTGGGAGTTGGGGAGTAGGGGAAATCTTACAGAGTATTCCACAGAGCTTCTGACTTTGATCCAGTTTGATTCtgtgggggtttgtttgtttgtttaatttttgaggcAACATTTTTCTCTGTAGCTTTGACTGTTGTAGAGCCTCActttaaaccaggctggccttgaactcagagatccacctggctctgctgttccacttatgtatttatttatttatttatttttaattatataagaTTGTTGTAGAAATTAACTTAAAACTGTTCTTAGAGTTAAAAACAAATCATAGTTGTTGAGCAAATAGTGTTTGCAACTTCCATTCACAAAACATTAATGCATGTTGCCCTTCTTTTCTTTGTATTCCAGAAAATATTTCTAGACTTGCAGGCTGAAGGATTTCCTGTCATCGAGACCAGCACCCTGACTGAGGAAGGTGTCATTCAAGTTAAAACAGAGGTTGGTGCTTTCTTAACTCGGGGCTAGTGTTTTTGTCTGAGATAGGTCAGTTGTGGGAAACTGTTTGCATTTTGGGAATTACTAACACTGGAAATAATTtaggttgggtttttgtttttgtgtttgtttttgttttccttgaataGGATTAGTTGTTTAAATTCTTAGGGGAACCTAGTTACCTGCTGAAAGAAAATATGTAGGAAGTTCCATACTGGGTTGTGAACCTGTGGATGAGTGGAGGACTTGATTCTTCCTTGCAGTGTGAGGCTGGGGACTGGCCTCAATGGCTTTGTGACTCTTGTTTTTCTACTTTCTTAGGCTTGTGATAGGCTTTTGGCTCACCgagtagaaatgaaaatgaaaggaaataaagtgAATGAGGTTCTGAACAGATTGCACTTAGCTGTGCCCAACAAGAGAGATGACAAGGTAAGGCAAGGCTGCCCTTCTTCGCAGGCTTCAGTTTGTGTTGCTGTGCTGGGCCGGTGGCCGCTTGGCACGTCCTCTTCCTGGTGTACACAGAGTCACACGTGGGTTTCACTTTTTCGTTCCTGGTGAAGTCACACGTGCCTGTGGGAGGGATGAAGTAAAGAAGAGTTCTGTGCACCTACTTCTCCCTGTCACAGTCTGTGTTGTAACTTGTTGTTTGTCCCTTAGAAGTAGCTTGGGTGCAATTGTcacacatccccatcccccctgtTTTTTAAATTGTCAGTGGAagcatatttttgtgtttttctgccaTTATAAGCAGTCTACATCTTTATAGATGTGTTCCTACAAATAAATCTGTATTTTAGGATAGAAGTTCCTAAAAGTTGTTTTCTTTACCACTTTTTTCCTTGCCTGCTTTGTAAATATGTACACAGTGTGCATTCCTGGTGTCTGTGGGGGTCCagagacagcatcagatcccctgaagtcATAGTTAGCGGTGAGCCGCTTGAGTCCTGagtcctgtgaactgaactaggTCCTCCACAGGAACAACCTGCAgattttcttaactgctgaactgtctctccagcccctctttattttattgttgtttttaaacacCTCAAAAACCTGCACATTTTCATTACATTAGCATTAGTGCTCTTTCGTAGTTATTAGATTGTGGGTTCTAGAGAACTGACAACATTATTTCTAAAATACTTTAGTgtcatttttctctgtattttcgtatttttgtttctgtttgctttcatttttcttctgaatAGAGTTTTATGTGTGCTCAATTTAGTTTTTCCTGAGGGAGGTGTGGTTTACTACTTGTTTCATGGGGTGGTCATTGTTCTCAACTAATTAATGAATTTAATTCTGTTGAATTGTAAACATACTTAGGTTTATGTCTGTTTCTCATTCTactgttttcctgtatgtttttcttatatgtttcatgataattttttaaaaagatttatttatctattatatataagtataccgtagctgtcttcagatacaccagaagagggcttcggatctccttacagatggttgtgagccaccatgtggttgctgggaattgaactcatgacctctggaagggcagttgggtcctcttaaccgctgagccatctctccagcccttacgataatttttgtttttgttttttttccaaatgaactATAGAATCAATTTTGGTGGTTGTCTGGTCTCTTTTACCTACTCTGGCCCCAAACCTCACTCCCCAGAATGCACTTTCTTTTAATTGGTGTGGGTTGTTTTGTGTTTCCCTTGTAGactgtctttttgtgtgtgtgtttggttcctttaagtttctttcaTACTTGGGAAGGCATTTCACATACTTTAAACAATGTCTTCTTAGGAGAGACCCCCTTTCATCCCAGAAGGAGTGGTAGCTCGTCGGAAGAGAATGGAGATCGCAGAACCCAAGAAGAAGAGGGTCGGTTACTGGACCTCTTTGTCTGAGTTTCTTATGAACAGGGACAGAGGGCCTGCCTGTGCACCAGAAAAAGTGATGCTGGGTGGTGGTCTTAGCCATGTGAAGCCTCCTTGGTGCAGGAAATGCAAATTGAGTGTGCCCAGGGTTTGGCCCTGTAAGATTCAGGGACACAGTGGTGAATCCTTAGCATATGCTTGACTGGAGCTTTTCAGTTGATGTCATAGTTCAGTGAACAAAGTCCATGAGACACGTAGTCCTCAGGTGGGCAAAACAGCCCTCCTGATAGACATAGATGTGCAAAAGGTCAGAGGCTGCTTCATCGGGAAGGAGGCTGCAAAGCATCTGGGGACATAAAGCTAAGACAAACTTTTGGGGCTTTCTTTTCAGGAACGAGATCCTGAAAATGGGAGATGATTATATTTTGGATCTTCAGAGTAAGTAAGGTGTTTTGGAATGTCAGTTGTATGAAAAGTgtttcagaaaagaaaggaactCAGTGAGTGAAAGTCTTCCAGAGAGTTTATTGGTTTATAaacttttacttattttcttttttttaaaaaatatttatttattatatatgagtccACTCAAGatgtcctcacacacacacagaagaggtcatcagatcccattacagatggctgtgagctaccatgtggttgctgggaattgaactcaggacttctgtaagagtagtcagttctcttaaccaccaagccatccctccagcccccaagattTTACTTTTTTGAAGATTAGAACTTGCAGACTTACAGAGATGTGTATAAATAATGTCCTGTTGTTTCAGATGAAAGGATTCTTTTTTTGTAGTATTTGGAAGTCGGACACACGGGTCAGTATTCTTGTTAGTAGTAAGTTAAGGGTGTTGAACACAGCTGTTTTGTTAGGCTGTAAAGTGGTTTTACTTATAAAGGGATTATCCAGAGTAGTCATCTTGATGACACAGTACTTGAAGATTTGAGAAACTACCATAAACATAACTCCTTTTTCCTTTCAATATTAGAATACTGGGACTTAATGAATTCATCTGAGAAGTATGATAAGATACCAGAGATTTGGGAAGGCCACAATGTTGCTGATTATATCGATCCTGCTATCATGAAGTTCTGCAATGCTTTTTGAATTACTTGCCCCACTTTGACATTTAGAAGAACTTCACCAACTTTTACTCCTtccttgttctccttttgttaAATGCCCTCAGAGATCCTTTCACCCTGTTTTTGCTCTCTTGGAGACATCACTTCTCAATTCAAAGGACATTAATTATTCTTTTTCTGTGTGGTCCTGGTGGCGCCCAGCCTTCCCTACCGAGCTGCAGTGGCCCCATCATTTTGCTTGTGTTGATGTCCAGTGTGGAGATCCATCCTGTCCCTGGCTCCGTCCTCTCTCTGGAACATCTTCTGAGTCTTCTCAGACATCCTCCTGCAGTCTTTTGCCAGTTTAGCAAGTGACAGCAAATTAACAAGAAAATTCAGTCCATGGGGTGTGAGCTCTGATTTACAGATTTCTCTGTCTCACTGACCTTTTTATGTTTGGTTCCTTCTAATCTGGAAGGGGGGATTAACCTCAGTGCCTTTCTTAGACACATTCCCACAGAGAGCTGGCCCACCGCTGACCTCTCTCCTGCCGGGCACCTATCCCTTGCTTGCTTTTTCATAGCGCGTCAATGTTTACACGATTATCTTCTCATTTATCTATAtttctgtgtgcgtgcgtgtgagtgtgcatgtttgtgttcgtgtgcatgtgcgtgtttgtgtgcgtTGCTGGGGCGTGAACCCAGGATCTTGTGCTTGTGAGCTTTGTCACCTCGCTGCATCCCCAACCTCTGTGCATTTAAAGTTTCACTTTGTCACCAGTGCAGTTGTGCTTAGTATGGTATTTGAGAGGATGAATGGGGGTTTGTacagatttattttgtgtatctGCAGTGGACACTAGGGAATGAGGGAAGGGGTCCCTatgttttttatctttaaagaTGAAATGCAATTGGCAGAAAACAGTGCATAcgttggtcatgctgtctctttgGCCTTCGTAAATCCTCTTTTCCATGAGATTAACTGTACACGTGGGCCCCGGTTGTGACGAGACCACACAGCGTTCTCATACCTTCAGGTATCTGAGGACACATGATTCCTGTAAATATGTCGCTGCACTTACCTCCCTGCAGGGTTTCCTTGTTAACTTCatgattctttttaaagaaattagaagagttggaaaaggaagaagagctcAGAACAGCTGCTGGGGAGTATGACAGCGACTCTGAGAGTGAAGACGAGGAAATGGTGGAAATCCGACAGCTGGCAAAACAAATTAGAGAGAAGAAGTTGAAAATTCTACAGtccaaagaaaagaacacacagggacCCCGGATGCCCCGGACTGCTAAGAAGGTTAGTGTGGAGCCCCGCAGAGCCAAGTCCAGGCTTGCATGCTGGATCCTGTGTAATCCGCCATGAGAGCCCGGCTTCGCTGCCTGGGATGTCAGGTGCGGCACACCCCGGCGTTCGCAGGGTCCTGCTCTGGGCTGCAGCTTCTCTCCATGCATTGCAGCTCCAGGTGCATCCCTGCTGCAGACTGAGTCATTGCTGCCATGATGTGAGTTAAACCGAAACCTGATGACGGCTGAGGATGTTAGGTAGTTGTTAAAGAGGGTCTCAGGTAGTCCGGGCTTGAACCTGCAGCCAAGGAGTTCCTTCCCGACTCCTGCTCCACAGGTGCCAGGAGTACAGCCGTGTGCCACTGTGCATTTTCGTGACCTAGTTTTCTATTGATTGAGACTCCTAAATCCACAAGGCAGCTCGCCAGCCCCTGATGTTGCTGAGCATAGGAGCATCGCTCTCCAGGTGTGAATGGACCCTGAGCACC
This genomic interval from Rattus norvegicus strain BN/NHsdMcwi chromosome 17, GRCr8, whole genome shotgun sequence contains the following:
- the LOC134482728 gene encoding GTP-binding protein 4-like, which translates into the protein MHVALLFFVFQKIFLDLQAEGFPVIETSTLTEEGVIQVKTEACDRLLAHRVEMKMKGNKVNEVLNRLHLAVPNKRDDKERPPFIPEGVVARRKRMEIAEPKKKRVGYWTSLSEFLMNRDRGPACAPEKVMLGGGLSHVKPPWCRKCKLSVPRVWPCKIQGHSGESLAYA